The DNA window ACTATGTGGACTATGGCTTGAGTGAAGCAGATCCCGAAGTTCAGTCCATTATTGGCAGGGAGAAGAATCGACAATTTAGAAGCTTAGAGCTTATTGCTTCAGAGAATTTTACGTCACGTGCAGTGATGGAAGCTGTTGGTTCTTGCCTCACTAATAAATACTCAGAAGGACTACCTGGTAAAAGGTAATTCTTTGGATGAAGGAAAATGACATCAGTACAATAATAAGCACTGGACATCATGACAAGTTTGggagatttatttatttttacttgcCTAGATATTATGGTGGCAACGAGTACATTGATGAACTTGAGATTCTTTGTCAAGCGAGGGCACTTGCAGCATTTAGCTTGGATGGGGAAAAATGGGGTGTAAATGTTCAGCCATTGTCAGGTTCTCCTGCTAATTTCGAGGTTTACACTGCAGTTCTTAATCCACATGATCGCATAATGGTAAAATACCATCTTTTCCTCCAGCATCAATCTGTTGAATTATTTGaagttattttttattgtgatttGAGTGACTCCAGGGATTGGATTTACCTCACGGTGGACACTTGTCACATGGTTTCATGACTCCCAAGAGGCGAGTTTCTGGCACATCAATTTTTTTTGAGTCCATGCCCTATCGACTTGATGAGTCTACAGGTCTTGGTattttgttatgaattttaagtAGCATGATTTCATATATTAATTGTAACCATCACTGACATTAAACTTTTTGCAGGCTTTGTTGATTATGAAATGCTTGAGAAAACAGCCACTCTGTTTCGTCCAAAACTTATAATTGCTGGTGCTAGTGCTTATCCTAGAGATTTTGACTATCCTCGCATGAGGAAGGTACGTTTTATACGTACCTCGTCCGAAGTCATGTATGcttatcatgcattttttcgTGTTTTCGGCCATGTTCAGCATCTAACCGTTAGTTTTTAATATTAAGATCGCTGATGCTGTTGGTGCTTTTCTCATGATGGATATGGCTCACATAAGTGGACTTGTTGCTGCCTCCGTTGTtgctaatccttttgattaCTGTGACATTGTTACGACTACAACACATAAGGTTGgctataaattataattatttgcTCTATGTAAGTTGTATTAACATGGACCAAAGCACCTGGATTGCTATTTGCTGCCTATGAGAAGTAGAAATTAATTAATGTGGTCTTCTTTTTTTGTCGTCAAATTTGACAGCAGCGGGTCATccttgaatttataaatttttattctcTTCATTTTGGTGACCATAACTTGGACATGTTTTTCAGTCTCTGAGGGGTCCTAGAGGCGGCATGATCTTTTTCAAGAAGGATCCTGTTCTGGGAGTTGATTTAGAATCTGCCATTAACAATGCTGTGTTTCCAGGTTTACAGGTCTGTGGAGTCTGTGCTTTGCTTGTCATTGATGTATTGAGTATGCTCTAAATATTGACATCATGGAATTATTGCATTTTTGCTCGAATATATTTCTAGTTAATCAAACCATTTATTATCATGAACAGGGAGGTCCACACAATCACACAATTGGGGGGCTTTCTGTTTGTTTAAAACACGCAAAATCACCTGCCTTCAAGGCTTATCAAAATAAGgttcttgatgttttattttattttttaaatgatcCCTTCATGTATGATTACTTTGACACCATCAATTTGTCTGATAGGTGGTCAATAATTGTAGAGCTCTTGCCAACCGATTAATGGAGTTGGGATACAAACTGGTCTCTGGAGGGAGTGATAACCATCTGGTCCTAGTGGATCTCCACCCCTTGGTGAGCATCTGgcttttatttttatctttCTTGTTCTCATATAGCCCAGACAAATTTAGAGTCAAAATATTATGTGTTTTCATACTCAAAATTGTTCTTAAATTTATTCTGCTAGCACTCAATTGCCCATCGACCCGTGTACAATTGAAATCAACTACTTGTAATCTTTGGTTTTATTATTGCCTGTTTTCTTTGGATGCTTTATCATGTGCGATATGTTGTAATATATCAACCCTTCTCCCATATGCAGGGGATAGATGGTGCTAGGGTGGAGAAAATTCTCGATATGGCATCCATCACCCTCAATAAAAATTCTGTACCTGGTGAGTgtacaagatccatttctgtcaTATATGCCCCGaccatttttataaatttaaagaaGCTTAGCCTATACAGGGTTGACATAGATCGCTATCCAGGTATAAATAAAGAAATAAGTATATGAGAAGGGGCTAGGCTAAGCATTCTCTCtgaataaaatacaaaagattAGCACATAGTTAGATAAAGGAGGTCTAttatatcaaattttaataaaaaatggaTATTTGAATGCCCGAGCTTGTATTCTGCGCAGAAACTTTCAGCTTCCCTCATTTTTACCCATTCAAATTTGTAGGCGACAAAAGTGCACTAGTGCCTGGTGGGATACGCATAGGTTCACCTGCAATGACTACCCGAGGTTTTAGTGAAAATGAATTTATAGCAGCCGCAGATTTTATTCATGAGGGTGTGCAAATCACCCTAGAAGCCAAAAAATCTGTCACCGGCTCGAAACTTCAAGACTTTATGAAATTTGTCACTTCGCCAAGCTTTCCTCTGATCGACAAGGTAATGGATCTGCAAAAACGAGTGGAGACCCTTACAACCCAATTCCCATTGCCTGGGTTATGAGTCGACAATTTAAGCATGTATAGTGGACACACTTAATTTTTATAGGATGTCTGAAGCAAAAATGTTTCCCCCCAGCTTAGCATTCCAACAGCTATTTATATGTGAGAAACTGAAGTGTTTAGACCTCTTCAACCTTCAGTGGTTTAACTCATATGCTACTTTGTTTTCTAACTGGATTCAAGCTTTTTGGGGTAAAATTACGTCTACACATGGAACAAAAGAATAGGCTGGAAAACCGACAGTTCTCCCGCGTTTAATTGGCTGGATATGGTCCCATCCCATCATCTCCGCAGGCTTCCTTCTTGGTGTGGTATTGTGAGAAGAGGAGAAACTTCCCTGCCCAAgatgtatatttttttaaattactgTGCTAAAGTTTTGTGTTATATTTGCATCGAAGGTGATTTTTCAGAGAGACTGTGTATGTATCAATTACGGTCGAATTGTTCGGAGTGTGTGGGTCGAAACTGAAAATTGATCAGACAGGTTTGAGTGGATTTGATTAAGTGGGATGTATTCAATGTAGAGATTTAATGACTTTCAATGACTTCTTTTAAATGATAGATTTCCGTGGATTTggtagatttttattgactcttgTCGAATCTCATAGATTTGTAATCAGAAATTCATGGACTTTTGTAGactttttgcaagattttgatAGACTTTTTGCACGATTTTGATAGATAATTGTTAGTATTTTGCCCATACACTGTTGGAATATGAGTGTCATCAATAGCCCCAAAAGAAGCAAATAACAAATAAGTCTCTgacacaaaataaaatcaatgaatAGTGATATGGATCAAACTCCTAcaaacactacaagaaaaaaggccgaaaaaaccgttgttgtaggtcttttaaaactgttgttaaagtcCCTGTTGTTAAAGtgtgcgctcaaagacaacgat is part of the Primulina tabacum isolate GXHZ01 chromosome 18, ASM2559414v2, whole genome shotgun sequence genome and encodes:
- the LOC142533004 gene encoding serine hydroxymethyltransferase 3, chloroplastic-like isoform X2, whose protein sequence is MQACGGSAILSSIQQTVWTQGSAFPSKLVGLNGCSNNVKLSSMRPRGSSPLEVNLVTGKPASSVSVSIHEIECDAGSNYVDYGLSEADPEVQSIIGREKNRQFRSLELIASENFTSRAVMEAVGSCLTNKYSEGLPGKRYYGGNEYIDELEILCQARALAAFSLDGEKWGVNVQPLSGSPANFEVYTAVLNPHDRIMGLDLPHGGHLSHGFMTPKRRVSGTSIFFESMPYRLDESTGFVDYEMLEKTATLFRPKLIIAGASAYPRDFDYPRMRKIADAVGAFLMMDMAHISGLVAASVVANPFDYCDIVTTTTHKSLRGPRGGMIFFKKDPVLGVDLESAINNAVFPGLQGGPHNHTIGGLSVCLKHAKSPAFKAYQNKVVNNCRALANRLMELGYKLVSGGSDNHLVLVDLHPLGIDGARVEKILDMASITLNKNSVPDRYPGINKEISI
- the LOC142533004 gene encoding serine hydroxymethyltransferase 3, chloroplastic-like isoform X3 encodes the protein MQACGGSAILSSIQQTVWTQGSAFPSKLVGLNGCSNNVKLSSMRPRGSSPLEVNLVTGKPASSVSVSIHEIECDAGSNYVDYGLSEADPEVQSIIGREKNRQFRSLELIASENFTSRAVMEAVGSCLTNKYSEGLPGKRYYGGNEYIDELEILCQARALAAFSLDGEKWGVNVQPLSGSPANFEVYTAVLNPHDRIMGLDLPHGGHLSHGFMTPKRRVSGTSIFFESMPYRLDESTGFVDYEMLEKTATLFRPKLIIAGASAYPRDFDYPRMRKIADAVGAFLMMDMAHISGLVAASVVANPFDYCDIVTTTTHKSLRGPRGGMIFFKKDPVLGVDLESAINNAVFPGLQGGPHNHTIGGLSVCLKHAKSPAFKAYQNKVVNNCRALANRLMELGYKLVSGGSDNHLVLVDLHPLGIDGARVEKILDMASITLNKNSVPGLT
- the LOC142533004 gene encoding serine hydroxymethyltransferase 3, chloroplastic-like isoform X1, encoding MQACGGSAILSSIQQTVWTQGSAFPSKLVGLNGCSNNVKLSSMRPRGSSPLEVNLVTGKPASSVSVSIHEIECDAGSNYVDYGLSEADPEVQSIIGREKNRQFRSLELIASENFTSRAVMEAVGSCLTNKYSEGLPGKRYYGGNEYIDELEILCQARALAAFSLDGEKWGVNVQPLSGSPANFEVYTAVLNPHDRIMGLDLPHGGHLSHGFMTPKRRVSGTSIFFESMPYRLDESTGFVDYEMLEKTATLFRPKLIIAGASAYPRDFDYPRMRKIADAVGAFLMMDMAHISGLVAASVVANPFDYCDIVTTTTHKSLRGPRGGMIFFKKDPVLGVDLESAINNAVFPGLQGGPHNHTIGGLSVCLKHAKSPAFKAYQNKVVNNCRALANRLMELGYKLVSGGSDNHLVLVDLHPLGIDGARVEKILDMASITLNKNSVPGDKSALVPGGIRIGSPAMTTRGFSENEFIAAADFIHEGVQITLEAKKSVTGSKLQDFMKFVTSPSFPLIDKVMDLQKRVETLTTQFPLPGL